In Cheilinus undulatus linkage group 24, ASM1832078v1, whole genome shotgun sequence, a single window of DNA contains:
- the LOC121506418 gene encoding cysteine/serine-rich nuclear protein 3-like isoform X2, with protein sequence MMSSGILKRKLEEGPPPYLSLQGSDDDVSCSDSGNSSDSLNHPVPSGLLDSTLQQQSKRLRGRNVHFESVTVYYFNRRQGFTSVPTQGGSTLGMSPRHSRVKRFTLREFAMEQKQSHRNMLRDHLKEEKLNAIKLKLTKNGTVASMEADTLTLNDISEDDLDVDNTEVDDYFFLQPLTTRRRRALLRSSGVRRIDVGEKHELRALRMSREECGCRCRGICDPETCACSLAGIKCQVDRMSFPCGCTKEGCSNTTGRLEFNPVRVRTHFLHTIMKLELEKSREEQQHQHQQQQSEQQLVTNGNGYHGDSSLVQQQQQQSNLQFPLMSSTPHIPIMHLQNTGDTDSHLDEEEEEEEEEEEEEEDEDEEDDEAYEEDEDGSSICSGLSDCSTHSLETIDPEEEEEEEEDEEDEEEDDDGDEDEDEEEDWGCSLQGPPPYSVPLPSVLSYSSNTLLSLGNPFHNSPSMQHYQIDSSVNDTHNFVNESASVTQTLPTVETALESTIKTEICSQTEPQSIPCHFPDPTDSLTLQTPSHVETRERNTAPVGSNEELPELQNNPDHRDSQTEALAGSVEQTDEEIRGLTQPGLQGDAGQITSASSCSQIPDESNSSH encoded by the exons ATGATGAGCAGTGGGATTCTGAAGAGAAAGCTGGAGGAGGGCCCACCTCCTTACCTGTCCCTGCAGGGCTCTGATGATGATGTTTCCTGCAGCGACAGCGGCAACAGCAGTGATAGTCTCAACCACCCTGTGCCCTCTGGACTGCTGGACT CCACGCTCCAGCAGCAGTCCAAGAGACTGCGTGGCCGCAACGTCCACTTTGAAAGCGTGACTGTCTACTACTTCAACCGGCGACAGGGCTTTACCAGCGTTCCCACACAGGGTGGAAGCACACTAGGGATGTCACCACGTCACAGCCGTGTGAAGCGCTTCACCCTACGGGAGTTTGCCATGGAGCAGAAGCAGAGCCATCGAAACATGCTAAGGGATCATCTCAAAGAGGAGAAACTCAATGCCATCAAACTCAAA CTGACTAAGAATGGCACTGTAGCATCCATGGAGGCGGACACCCTGACGCTTAATGACATCTCCGAGGATGACCTGGATGTGGACAACACAGAGGTGGACGATTACTTCTTCCTCCAGCCTTTGACGACCAGGCGGCGGCGAGCTCTTCTGCGTTCCTCAGGGGTCCGGCGCATCGATGTGGGGGAGAAGCATGAGCTACGTGCCCTCCGCATGTCCCGAGAGGAGTGTGGGTGTCGCTGCCGGGGGATATGTGACCCAGAGACCTGTGCTTGCAGCCTGGCCGGCATTAAGTGCCAG gtgGACCGGATGTCCTTCCCTTGTGGTTGCACCAAAGAGGGCTGCAGCAACACCACGGGACGCCTGGAGTTCAACCCGGTCCGGGTGCGCACCCACTTCCTGCACACCATCATGAAGCTGGAGCTGGAGAAGAGCCGCGAggagcagcagcatcagcatcagcagcagcagtcggAGCAGCAGCTTGTAACCAATGGCAACGGTTACCATGGCGACTCCTCCTtggtccagcagcagcagcagcagtcgaACCTGCAGTTCCCACTGATGAGCAGCACTCCGCACATTCCCATCATGCACCTCCAGAACACAGGTGACACGGATTCGCATctggatgaagaggaggaagaggaagaagaagaggaagaggaggaagaggacgaggatgaagaggatgatgaaGCCTATGAAGAAGATGAGGATGGGAGCAGTATTTGCAGCGGGTTGTCGGACTGCAGCACACACAGCTTAGAAACAATCGAccctgaggaggaggaagaagaagaagaggacgaggaggatgaagaagaggacGACGACGGTGATGAAGAcgaggatgaggaggaagacTGGGGTTGCTCATTGCAGGGGCCTCCGCCTTACTCAGTTCCACTTCCGTCTGTGCTTAGTTACTCAAGTAACACGCTCCTGAGCCTCGGTAACCCCTTCCACAACTCTCCCTCCATGCAGCATTATCAAATAGACAGCTCTGTAAATGACACCCATAATTTTGTGAATGAAAGCGCCAGTGTCACCCAAACCCTCCCCACAGTCGAGACTGCATTAGAGTCCAcaataaagacagaaatctGCAGCCAAACAGAGCCGCAGAGCATCCCATGCCATTTCCCTGACCCCACAGACTCCCTAACTCTCCAAACTCCCTCACATGTAGAAACCCGTGAGAGGAACACTGCCCCCGTCGGCTCAAACGAAGAACTGCCAGAGCTCCAGAACAATCCAGACCATCGTGACTCACAGACTGAGGCTTTGGCTGGGTCTGTCGAGCAGACAGACGAGGAAATAAGGGGGCTGACGCAACCAGGACTGCAAGGGGATGCCGGTCAGATAACAAGCGCGTCATCATGCTCACAGATACCTGAtgagtcaaattcctcacactGA
- the LOC121506418 gene encoding cysteine/serine-rich nuclear protein 3-like isoform X1, protein MMSSGILKRKLEEGPPPYLSLQGSDDDVSCSDSGNSSDSLNHPVPSGLLDSTLQQQSKRLRGRNVHFESVTVYYFNRRQGFTSVPTQGGSTLGMSPRHSRVKRFTLREFAMEQKQSHRNMLRDHLKEEKLNAIKLKLTKNGTVASMEADTLTLNDISEDDLDVDNTEVDDYFFLQPLTTRRRRALLRSSGVRRIDVGEKHELRALRMSREECGCRCRGICDPETCACSLAGIKCQVNGTVVDRMSFPCGCTKEGCSNTTGRLEFNPVRVRTHFLHTIMKLELEKSREEQQHQHQQQQSEQQLVTNGNGYHGDSSLVQQQQQQSNLQFPLMSSTPHIPIMHLQNTGDTDSHLDEEEEEEEEEEEEEEDEDEEDDEAYEEDEDGSSICSGLSDCSTHSLETIDPEEEEEEEEDEEDEEEDDDGDEDEDEEEDWGCSLQGPPPYSVPLPSVLSYSSNTLLSLGNPFHNSPSMQHYQIDSSVNDTHNFVNESASVTQTLPTVETALESTIKTEICSQTEPQSIPCHFPDPTDSLTLQTPSHVETRERNTAPVGSNEELPELQNNPDHRDSQTEALAGSVEQTDEEIRGLTQPGLQGDAGQITSASSCSQIPDESNSSH, encoded by the exons ATGATGAGCAGTGGGATTCTGAAGAGAAAGCTGGAGGAGGGCCCACCTCCTTACCTGTCCCTGCAGGGCTCTGATGATGATGTTTCCTGCAGCGACAGCGGCAACAGCAGTGATAGTCTCAACCACCCTGTGCCCTCTGGACTGCTGGACT CCACGCTCCAGCAGCAGTCCAAGAGACTGCGTGGCCGCAACGTCCACTTTGAAAGCGTGACTGTCTACTACTTCAACCGGCGACAGGGCTTTACCAGCGTTCCCACACAGGGTGGAAGCACACTAGGGATGTCACCACGTCACAGCCGTGTGAAGCGCTTCACCCTACGGGAGTTTGCCATGGAGCAGAAGCAGAGCCATCGAAACATGCTAAGGGATCATCTCAAAGAGGAGAAACTCAATGCCATCAAACTCAAA CTGACTAAGAATGGCACTGTAGCATCCATGGAGGCGGACACCCTGACGCTTAATGACATCTCCGAGGATGACCTGGATGTGGACAACACAGAGGTGGACGATTACTTCTTCCTCCAGCCTTTGACGACCAGGCGGCGGCGAGCTCTTCTGCGTTCCTCAGGGGTCCGGCGCATCGATGTGGGGGAGAAGCATGAGCTACGTGCCCTCCGCATGTCCCGAGAGGAGTGTGGGTGTCGCTGCCGGGGGATATGTGACCCAGAGACCTGTGCTTGCAGCCTGGCCGGCATTAAGTGCCAGGTAAATGGAACTGTG gtgGACCGGATGTCCTTCCCTTGTGGTTGCACCAAAGAGGGCTGCAGCAACACCACGGGACGCCTGGAGTTCAACCCGGTCCGGGTGCGCACCCACTTCCTGCACACCATCATGAAGCTGGAGCTGGAGAAGAGCCGCGAggagcagcagcatcagcatcagcagcagcagtcggAGCAGCAGCTTGTAACCAATGGCAACGGTTACCATGGCGACTCCTCCTtggtccagcagcagcagcagcagtcgaACCTGCAGTTCCCACTGATGAGCAGCACTCCGCACATTCCCATCATGCACCTCCAGAACACAGGTGACACGGATTCGCATctggatgaagaggaggaagaggaagaagaagaggaagaggaggaagaggacgaggatgaagaggatgatgaaGCCTATGAAGAAGATGAGGATGGGAGCAGTATTTGCAGCGGGTTGTCGGACTGCAGCACACACAGCTTAGAAACAATCGAccctgaggaggaggaagaagaagaagaggacgaggaggatgaagaagaggacGACGACGGTGATGAAGAcgaggatgaggaggaagacTGGGGTTGCTCATTGCAGGGGCCTCCGCCTTACTCAGTTCCACTTCCGTCTGTGCTTAGTTACTCAAGTAACACGCTCCTGAGCCTCGGTAACCCCTTCCACAACTCTCCCTCCATGCAGCATTATCAAATAGACAGCTCTGTAAATGACACCCATAATTTTGTGAATGAAAGCGCCAGTGTCACCCAAACCCTCCCCACAGTCGAGACTGCATTAGAGTCCAcaataaagacagaaatctGCAGCCAAACAGAGCCGCAGAGCATCCCATGCCATTTCCCTGACCCCACAGACTCCCTAACTCTCCAAACTCCCTCACATGTAGAAACCCGTGAGAGGAACACTGCCCCCGTCGGCTCAAACGAAGAACTGCCAGAGCTCCAGAACAATCCAGACCATCGTGACTCACAGACTGAGGCTTTGGCTGGGTCTGTCGAGCAGACAGACGAGGAAATAAGGGGGCTGACGCAACCAGGACTGCAAGGGGATGCCGGTCAGATAACAAGCGCGTCATCATGCTCACAGATACCTGAtgagtcaaattcctcacactGA